From bacterium, a single genomic window includes:
- a CDS encoding methylenetetrahydrofolate reductase C-terminal domain-containing protein yields the protein MIIAEQKPIQEIKAMIANYQKILVVGCGTCVTVCMAGGEKEVGIIATCLRMALKLDGKEPDISEVCIQRQCEWEFVDELKGKVEQSDAVLSSACGVGVQALSEQFGDKPVYPALNTTFMGMPIEHGLWLETCRGCGSCELGKFGGICPIARCSKGLLNGPCGGSQNGKCEVNKEMDCGWQLIYERLTKLNQLDQIEEILPPKNWFVDRDGGQRRILREDITVRQ from the coding sequence ATGATTATTGCAGAACAAAAACCAATCCAGGAAATAAAGGCAATGATAGCAAACTACCAGAAGATATTGGTAGTTGGTTGTGGAACCTGTGTTACGGTTTGTATGGCTGGTGGTGAAAAAGAGGTTGGTATTATTGCCACCTGCCTGCGAATGGCACTTAAATTGGATGGAAAAGAACCTGATATTAGTGAGGTTTGTATTCAGCGGCAATGTGAGTGGGAATTTGTTGATGAGTTAAAAGGAAAAGTGGAACAATCTGACGCCGTGCTTTCTTCTGCTTGCGGTGTGGGAGTGCAAGCACTATCTGAACAATTTGGGGATAAACCTGTTTATCCAGCCTTGAACACTACATTTATGGGTATGCCCATAGAACATGGATTATGGCTGGAAACCTGCCGTGGCTGTGGTAGTTGTGAATTAGGTAAGTTTGGAGGTATCTGTCCAATTGCCCGATGTTCAAAAGGATTACTTAATGGTCCCTGCGGCGGTAGCCAGAATGGTAAATGTGAAGTCAATAAAGAAATGGATTGTGGTTGGCAACTCATCTATGAACGGCTAACAAAACTTAATCAACTCGACCAGATTGAAGAAATACTTCCACCAAAAAATTGGTTTGTAGATAGGGATGGTGGACAAAGAAGAATATTGCGGGAAGATATTACTGTTAGACAATAA